Proteins encoded in a region of the Bradyrhizobium sp. CB3481 genome:
- the fixJ gene encoding response regulator FixJ: MPSAKVYVIDDDPAMRDSLDFLLGSAGFNVRLFDSAQAFLDEVAGLEAGCVVTDVRMPGIDGMELLRRLSSGPHKLPVIVMTGHGDVPLAVEAMKLGALDFLEKPFEDDRLINMVETALAESESGSKSEALLADMAARVASLTQRERQVMQGLVTGQSNKAIAREYDISPRTVEVYRANVMTKMQAGNLSELVRFAIRAGIVED, encoded by the coding sequence ATGCCGAGCGCTAAGGTCTACGTCATCGACGACGATCCGGCGATGCGCGACTCGCTGGATTTCCTGCTCGGCTCCGCCGGCTTCAACGTGCGTCTGTTCGATTCGGCGCAGGCTTTCCTGGATGAGGTGGCCGGTCTGGAAGCCGGCTGCGTAGTCACGGACGTGCGCATGCCGGGCATCGACGGCATGGAGCTGCTGCGCCGGCTGAGCTCAGGCCCGCACAAGCTTCCGGTGATCGTGATGACCGGTCATGGCGACGTCCCCCTCGCCGTCGAGGCGATGAAGCTGGGTGCGCTCGACTTTCTCGAAAAACCATTCGAGGACGACCGGCTGATCAACATGGTGGAAACAGCGCTGGCGGAGAGTGAAAGCGGGTCGAAAAGCGAGGCCTTGCTGGCCGATATGGCCGCGCGCGTCGCCAGTCTTACCCAGCGTGAACGCCAGGTCATGCAGGGGCTGGTGACGGGGCAATCGAACAAGGCCATTGCCCGCGAGTATGATATCAGCCCGCGCACCGTCGAGGTCTATCGGGCGAATGTGATGACCAAGATGCAGGCCGGTAACCTTTCCGAGCTGGTGCGGTTTGCAATCCGGGCAGGCATTGTCGAGGATTGA
- a CDS encoding universal stress protein, with protein MDYKTVMVGLALDRPNDACLRVAGDLAERFGGRIIGVAASDLRPPIYFADGDFAQKLLDQEASAIETRLSELESEFRASVEKRASAVEWRAARALPGPYIVQQARAADILVVGARSETLVDPCAAPDPNDLVMQAGRPLMVVPPRTEWLDLRSVLIAWKDVREARRAVFDALPILAAAKEVTITEVPEQDGRRADALSRVADVAAWLRGHGIAANTVVPEKAGDVSEQIEKIASNVGAGAVIAGAYGHSRFREWVLSGVTRHLATESRRCAFLSR; from the coding sequence ATGGACTACAAGACCGTCATGGTTGGCCTGGCGCTGGACCGGCCGAACGATGCCTGCCTCCGGGTGGCCGGCGACTTGGCCGAGCGGTTCGGCGGCCGGATCATCGGGGTCGCCGCCTCGGACTTGCGGCCGCCGATTTATTTCGCCGACGGCGACTTCGCGCAAAAGCTGCTCGACCAGGAGGCCAGCGCCATCGAGACGCGCCTGTCGGAGCTTGAATCGGAGTTTCGCGCCTCGGTCGAGAAGCGCGCGAGCGCGGTCGAATGGCGTGCCGCGCGTGCCTTGCCGGGCCCCTACATCGTGCAGCAGGCACGAGCCGCTGATATCCTCGTGGTCGGCGCCCGTTCCGAGACCCTGGTCGATCCCTGCGCGGCCCCTGATCCGAATGACCTGGTGATGCAGGCGGGCAGGCCGCTCATGGTGGTGCCGCCCAGAACCGAGTGGCTCGACCTGAGAAGCGTTCTGATCGCCTGGAAGGACGTGCGGGAAGCGCGCCGGGCCGTGTTCGATGCGCTGCCGATTCTGGCCGCTGCGAAGGAAGTCACGATCACCGAGGTTCCCGAACAGGACGGTCGCCGCGCCGACGCACTGTCTCGCGTCGCCGACGTCGCGGCGTGGTTGCGCGGCCACGGCATCGCGGCGAATACCGTCGTTCCCGAAAAGGCCGGCGATGTAAGCGAGCAGATCGAAAAGATCGCGTCCAATGTCGGAGCGGGCGCCGTGATCGCCGGCGCCTACGGTCACTCGCGCTTCCGGGAATGGGTGCTCAGCGGGGTTACGCGCCATCTGGCAACCGAATCGCGGCGTTGCGCGTTTCTGTCTCGTTGA
- a CDS encoding response regulator yields MGRQNVYFVGMTEPQDSAASEAKFSAAPRKSMIYVVDDDYDVRTSLRFLLETEGFDVRTFRSGVALLGSATRSRADCLVIDYKMAELDGLELALRLRRLDVSTPIILITGYPDENIAAKATSAGVRQVLLKPNLEGNLVDCVRKAIDTVDAAGWA; encoded by the coding sequence GTGGGCCGGCAAAACGTCTATTTTGTCGGCATGACCGAGCCTCAAGACAGCGCCGCCAGCGAAGCCAAGTTTAGCGCAGCGCCCAGAAAATCGATGATCTACGTCGTCGATGATGACTACGACGTCCGAACGTCGCTGCGCTTTCTGCTGGAGACCGAAGGGTTCGATGTCCGTACGTTCCGTAGCGGGGTCGCCCTGCTCGGCTCTGCCACCCGCAGTCGCGCCGATTGCCTCGTCATCGACTACAAGATGGCGGAACTCGACGGTCTGGAACTGGCTCTTCGGCTGCGCCGGCTCGACGTCTCCACGCCAATTATCTTGATTACGGGCTATCCGGACGAAAACATCGCGGCCAAGGCGACCTCCGCCGGCGTGCGGCAAGTGCTCTTGAAGCCTAATCTCGAGGGCAATCTGGTCGATTGCGTCCGCAAAGCGATCGACACGGTGGATGCAGCAGGTTGGGCCTGA
- a CDS encoding CHAD domain-containing protein — MRADPARTPSRRKAAGAPDIDCATAFQTIALDCVAAIETNHGSACAGDAEAVHQIRVAITRLRAAVAFFAPIVVDAEWLRLKKEIAWLNGPLGAARDSDVVVEYSRRKRYRAWTQRMIGQRLDERQMRDHRRLVRCLRSGRTQRLVTALAGWIRRGAWLERYRRSQNKEALQGYCTGELGRWHKRLVRKGRHLKTLGASPRHRLRIKAKRLRYMLEALRETDALRGRDEWQQLHRPAKQLQRTLGDLRDLKRFADHADTSPSANGKGAKTHPPAYRHRTEKLLDAAIAAYRDLKNAETT; from the coding sequence ATGCGAGCCGATCCGGCCAGAACGCCGAGCCGACGCAAGGCCGCTGGGGCCCCGGATATCGACTGTGCGACGGCATTTCAGACGATAGCGCTGGACTGCGTCGCGGCCATCGAGACGAACCACGGTAGCGCATGCGCGGGGGACGCCGAGGCCGTGCACCAGATCCGGGTTGCGATCACGCGGTTACGTGCCGCCGTGGCGTTTTTCGCACCGATCGTGGTCGATGCGGAATGGCTACGCCTCAAGAAGGAAATCGCCTGGCTGAATGGCCCGCTCGGTGCCGCCCGCGACAGCGATGTCGTCGTGGAATATTCGCGCCGCAAGCGCTATCGCGCCTGGACGCAGCGCATGATTGGCCAGCGCCTCGACGAGCGGCAGATGCGCGATCATCGCCGCCTGGTGCGCTGCCTGCGCTCGGGGCGGACGCAGCGCCTGGTAACGGCGCTGGCCGGCTGGATCAGGCGGGGAGCCTGGCTGGAGCGCTACCGGCGGAGCCAGAACAAGGAGGCCTTGCAAGGTTATTGCACAGGTGAGCTTGGCCGCTGGCACAAGCGGCTGGTCCGCAAGGGCCGGCACTTGAAAACGTTGGGCGCGTCGCCCCGTCACCGGCTGAGGATCAAGGCCAAGCGTTTGCGCTACATGCTGGAAGCGCTGAGGGAAACGGACGCGCTCCGGGGGCGTGACGAATGGCAGCAACTTCACCGGCCGGCAAAGCAACTGCAGCGCACATTGGGTGATCTCCGCGATCTGAAGCGATTTGCCGACCATGCCGACACATCGCCGTCCGCAAACGGCAAAGGCGCCAAGACGCATCCCCCAGCCTATCGTCATCGCACAGAAAAACTGCTGGACGCAGCTATTGCGGCCTACCGCGACCTCAAAAACGCCGAGACCACCTGA
- a CDS encoding zinc-dependent alcohol dehydrogenase family protein, with the protein MHAMVLTAPGLPLRLETREDPAPGPADVCVEVAACGVCRTDLHVVDGELPNITYPIVPGHEVVGRVTALGAGVRSLAIGERVGVPWLGYTCGECPYCRNGRENLCDRPRFTGYTRDGGFATHIVADARYCFPLGEAGDDIAIAPLLCAGLIGWRSLVMAGEGKRLGIFGFGAAGHIIAQVARWQGRSVYAFTRAGDVEAQGLAKSLGAEWAGSSVDPPPVPLDAAIIFAPVGGLVPLALRAVRKGGRVVCAGIHMSDIPSFPYQLLWQERQLLSVANLTRDDGIEFFKIAAQADIRTHTSVFPLREANEVLAKLRAGEITGAAVLQP; encoded by the coding sequence ATGCACGCCATGGTCCTGACGGCGCCCGGATTGCCGCTGCGCCTTGAGACGCGGGAGGACCCGGCGCCCGGGCCCGCTGACGTGTGCGTCGAGGTCGCAGCCTGCGGCGTGTGCCGGACCGATCTGCATGTCGTCGATGGAGAATTGCCCAATATCACCTATCCAATCGTGCCAGGCCATGAGGTGGTCGGACGGGTGACGGCCCTTGGCGCCGGCGTGAGGTCGCTTGCGATCGGTGAGAGGGTCGGCGTTCCCTGGCTCGGCTACACCTGCGGTGAATGCCCGTATTGCCGCAACGGCCGGGAAAACCTCTGCGACCGGCCGCGCTTCACCGGTTATACGCGCGACGGCGGCTTTGCCACGCATATCGTCGCCGACGCCCGCTACTGCTTTCCGCTCGGCGAAGCCGGCGACGACATTGCCATCGCGCCATTGCTTTGCGCCGGCCTGATCGGATGGCGCTCGCTCGTCATGGCGGGCGAAGGCAAACGGCTCGGCATCTTCGGTTTCGGCGCGGCCGGCCACATCATCGCGCAGGTCGCCCGCTGGCAGGGCCGCTCGGTCTACGCGTTCACCCGCGCAGGCGATGTCGAGGCACAAGGTCTTGCGAAATCGCTCGGCGCCGAATGGGCCGGCTCATCGGTGGATCCGCCTCCGGTGCCGCTCGATGCTGCGATCATTTTTGCGCCGGTCGGCGGCCTCGTGCCGCTGGCCTTGCGCGCCGTGCGCAAAGGAGGGCGCGTGGTCTGCGCCGGCATTCACATGTCGGATATCCCTTCGTTCCCTTACCAGCTTCTCTGGCAGGAGCGCCAACTGCTTTCGGTGGCCAACCTCACGCGTGACGACGGGATCGAATTCTTCAAGATCGCCGCGCAGGCGGACATCAGGACGCACACCAGCGTCTTTCCGTTGCGGGAAGCCAATGAAGTCCTCGCAAAATTGCGAGCCGGCGAGATCACCGGTGCGGCGGTGCTGCAGCCGTGA
- a CDS encoding helix-turn-helix domain-containing protein, translated as MAMLTQTITAPAVSAAKVFTAPRAQTAPALDQFSVIATCAGVIASEFTYRKDEEIYGEGEPCEYVYQVVRGAVRTYKLLSDGRRQIGAFHLPGDVFGLDTGSAHRLTAEAIADTTVRLVKRRNLEAAAGSNVQVAHNLWTMTASDLRHAEDHMLLLGRKTAMEKVATFLLEMDRRLCKTGMMALPMCRRDIGDYLGLTLETVSRALSQLSDQGILMFSSARQIVLRNRQRLADMDA; from the coding sequence ATGGCAATGCTCACCCAGACGATCACCGCCCCGGCAGTTTCGGCAGCCAAGGTTTTCACCGCCCCGCGCGCCCAGACTGCACCGGCCCTCGACCAGTTCAGCGTCATCGCGACCTGCGCGGGTGTGATTGCCAGCGAGTTCACCTACCGCAAGGATGAAGAAATCTACGGCGAGGGCGAGCCTTGCGAATACGTCTATCAGGTCGTCCGGGGCGCGGTTCGCACCTACAAGCTTCTCAGCGACGGCCGCCGCCAGATCGGCGCGTTCCACCTGCCCGGCGACGTGTTCGGCCTGGATACCGGCTCGGCCCACCGCCTGACCGCCGAAGCGATCGCCGATACCACTGTCCGCCTGGTCAAGCGCCGCAACCTCGAAGCCGCCGCTGGTTCGAATGTCCAGGTCGCCCACAACCTCTGGACCATGACCGCGAGCGATCTCCGGCACGCCGAAGACCATATGTTGCTGCTGGGCCGCAAGACCGCGATGGAAAAGGTTGCAACGTTCCTGCTGGAAATGGACCGTCGGCTCTGCAAGACGGGCATGATGGCCCTGCCGATGTGCCGCCGCGACATTGGCGACTATCTCGGCCTGACCTTGGAGACCGTCTCGCGCGCGCTGTCGCAGCTCAGCGACCAGGGCATCCTGATGTTTTCGAGCGCCCGTCAAATCGTGCTGCGTAACCGCCAGCGTCTGGCAGATATGGACGCATGA
- a CDS encoding universal stress protein — protein sequence MFRNILVHIPSERPVRPVIDVAVALTIARRSHLDAISAGYESMTAAGMIVDGGGAAVAAVMGAEQERAQERADAAIAVFEIEAKLAKIAYGTRTLVAIPAEAGQTISALARLYDMTIVLQPEYSRASYDNEIPQQILFNSGGPMLMVPYIHKGPLDAHHVGIAWDGSRLAARALHDAMPFLMGAKAVTVIAINEQAGEASSDQIVAHLGRRGIPARAQQLITDHSDIQSAILSIAAESNIGLLVMGGYGHSRLHERILGGVTRSMFDCMTVPVLMSH from the coding sequence ATGTTCAGGAACATTCTGGTTCATATTCCCTCCGAGCGCCCGGTACGGCCGGTGATCGATGTTGCCGTCGCACTGACCATCGCCCGCCGCTCGCATCTCGATGCCATATCCGCCGGTTACGAATCGATGACCGCGGCCGGGATGATCGTGGATGGCGGCGGCGCTGCCGTTGCCGCGGTGATGGGCGCCGAACAGGAACGTGCGCAGGAAAGGGCGGACGCGGCCATTGCGGTGTTCGAGATCGAAGCCAAGCTGGCCAAGATTGCCTATGGCACCAGGACGCTGGTGGCGATCCCTGCCGAGGCCGGACAGACCATCAGCGCGCTGGCGCGGCTTTACGACATGACGATCGTGCTGCAGCCGGAATACTCCAGGGCCAGCTATGACAATGAAATTCCGCAGCAGATCCTGTTCAACTCCGGCGGACCGATGCTGATGGTTCCCTATATCCATAAGGGGCCGCTCGATGCCCATCATGTCGGGATCGCCTGGGACGGCAGCCGCCTCGCCGCCCGTGCGCTGCACGATGCCATGCCGTTCCTGATGGGTGCGAAGGCCGTCACCGTGATTGCAATCAATGAGCAGGCGGGTGAAGCCTCGTCGGATCAGATCGTCGCGCATCTGGGTCGACGTGGCATTCCAGCCAGGGCACAACAGTTGATCACGGATCACAGCGACATCCAGAGCGCCATTCTGTCGATTGCTGCGGAGAGCAACATAGGCCTGCTCGTGATGGGTGGTTACGGCCATTCGCGACTGCACGAGCGCATTCTGGGCGGCGTCACGCGCAGCATGTTCGACTGCATGACCGTCCCGGTGCTGATGTCGCATTGA
- a CDS encoding bifunctional aminoglycoside phosphotransferase/ATP-binding protein — MTQRPPADIAVSDADLQRQVLDFLDGSNFGPAQGGKRIDTHASMVFLGTDRALKIKRAVRLPFLDYSTLEKRKRACEEELKVNAGNAPELYRRVVAITREPDGAFAIDGAGTAVEWAVEMTRFDETQSLDQVASSKTIEPSLAAALADAILRSHANAPRRNGESWLSSILPIIERNTAKFRAARGLDTGAVDQLDAASRDWVTRLQPLLRQRAEQGYVRRCHGDLHLANVALVGGRPLLFDAIEFDPVIATTDVLYDLAFTLMDLIHFEQAAAANTVYNRYLAGAGKEGLDGLHLLPLFLSIRAAIRAHVLFVKSESATDGESARQQAKRYFDLAGRLVKPNPPLLVAIGGLSGTGKSVLARQLASLVEPLPGALIVRSDVVRKHLFGTNESVALPESAYRPDTSKRVYDELLDTARHVLVQGCSVVVDAVYMEEAERTEIADLAAKQGVGFLGLFLTADLETRLARIEQRKDDASDATRNVALKQEAAAIGAVNWHRINASGTPDQTLAGARIFLPAQPGER; from the coding sequence GTGACCCAGCGACCGCCCGCCGACATTGCCGTCTCCGACGCTGATCTGCAGCGGCAGGTGCTGGATTTCCTCGATGGCTCGAACTTCGGGCCGGCGCAGGGCGGCAAGCGGATCGATACGCACGCCTCCATGGTTTTTCTCGGCACCGATCGGGCATTGAAGATCAAGCGTGCCGTGCGTCTGCCGTTCCTGGATTATTCGACGCTGGAGAAGCGCAAGCGCGCCTGCGAGGAGGAGCTGAAAGTCAACGCCGGCAACGCCCCCGAGCTCTACCGGCGCGTCGTCGCCATTACACGCGAGCCCGACGGCGCGTTCGCAATCGACGGGGCCGGCACGGCGGTTGAATGGGCGGTCGAAATGACGCGGTTCGACGAGACGCAGTCGCTCGATCAGGTTGCGTCGTCGAAGACAATCGAGCCGTCCCTTGCTGCGGCACTCGCCGACGCGATCCTGCGCTCGCACGCCAATGCACCGCGCAGGAATGGTGAAAGCTGGCTTTCGTCGATCCTACCCATCATCGAGCGCAATACCGCAAAATTTCGTGCCGCGCGCGGGCTCGACACCGGCGCCGTCGATCAACTCGATGCTGCGAGCCGCGATTGGGTGACGAGATTGCAACCGCTGCTCAGGCAGCGTGCCGAGCAAGGCTACGTGCGCCGTTGCCACGGCGATCTGCATCTCGCCAATGTTGCTTTGGTGGGCGGCCGGCCGCTGCTGTTCGATGCCATCGAATTCGATCCCGTCATCGCCACGACAGATGTGCTTTACGATCTGGCGTTCACGTTGATGGACCTCATCCACTTCGAGCAGGCGGCGGCGGCAAATACCGTATACAATCGGTACCTTGCGGGGGCAGGGAAGGAAGGCCTCGATGGCCTGCACCTGCTACCGCTCTTCCTGTCGATCCGGGCGGCCATCCGGGCGCATGTGCTGTTCGTCAAGAGCGAAAGCGCGACAGATGGCGAAAGCGCCCGGCAGCAGGCGAAACGTTATTTCGATTTGGCGGGACGGCTCGTCAAGCCCAATCCGCCGCTGCTGGTTGCGATCGGCGGGTTGTCGGGCACCGGGAAATCGGTGCTGGCGCGGCAACTTGCGAGTCTTGTCGAGCCACTGCCCGGGGCGCTCATCGTGCGCTCGGACGTGGTTCGTAAGCATCTCTTCGGCACCAATGAATCCGTCGCGCTGCCGGAATCCGCCTATCGGCCCGACACTTCGAAACGGGTATATGACGAACTCTTGGACACCGCGCGTCACGTCCTCGTTCAGGGCTGCTCGGTCGTGGTCGACGCCGTATACATGGAGGAGGCCGAGCGGACAGAAATTGCCGATCTGGCCGCCAAGCAGGGGGTAGGCTTTCTCGGCCTGTTTCTGACGGCCGACCTTGAGACACGGCTGGCGCGCATCGAACAGCGCAAGGACGATGCCTCCGACGCGACACGAAATGTCGCACTGAAACAGGAAGCCGCAGCGATCGGCGCGGTAAACTGGCATAGGATCAACGCCTCGGGAACGCCGGACCAGACGCTGGCGGGTGCCCGGATTTTCCTGCCTGCACAGCCTGGTGAGCGTTGA
- a CDS encoding CBS domain-containing protein, translating to MHKFLEATAGQYMTRKVKTVARDTTMRELHKMFEADDFNCYPVREGDDVVGVVSNFDFLKCFAFNPGRMVPAYDDLLSRMVVDVMTPAFIYVDPATKLTRVLQLMVDHRMKSLPVLDADQRLVGIIARGDIMRALTESARG from the coding sequence GTGCATAAATTTCTCGAAGCGACCGCAGGGCAGTACATGACGCGCAAGGTGAAGACCGTCGCGCGCGACACGACGATGCGCGAGCTGCACAAGATGTTCGAGGCTGATGATTTCAACTGCTATCCCGTGCGGGAAGGCGATGACGTCGTTGGCGTCGTGAGCAACTTTGACTTCCTCAAATGTTTTGCGTTCAATCCCGGCCGGATGGTGCCGGCCTATGACGATCTGTTGTCGCGGATGGTGGTCGACGTGATGACGCCGGCGTTCATCTATGTCGACCCGGCCACGAAGCTGACCCGCGTCCTTCAGCTGATGGTGGACCACCGGATGAAGAGCCTGCCCGTGCTGGATGCCGACCAACGCCTCGTTGGGATCATCGCGCGCGGGGACATCATGCGCGCGTTGACCGAGAGCGCGCGCGGATAG
- a CDS encoding CBS domain-containing protein: protein MRAHQIMTRSVITIGPDVTILEAANVMLQHHVSGLPVLDAAGKLVGIVSEGDFIRRREIATQRKRGRWLKVLLGDSAVDYVHEYGRRVCDVMTSDPITVTEDATLEEIVDAMETNGVKRLPVLRGEQLVGLVSRANLMHAVASLAREIPDPTADDDHIRSRVVAAINKNDWSPFGLSVIVRDGIVHLSGVITDERSRQASIVAAQNVAGVKKVRDHLCWVDTMSGMFLKSPEDIEMAKAG from the coding sequence ATGCGCGCCCACCAGATCATGACCCGCTCGGTCATCACGATCGGCCCCGACGTCACCATTCTAGAGGCCGCCAATGTCATGCTCCAGCATCACGTCAGCGGACTCCCCGTCCTCGATGCCGCCGGCAAGCTCGTTGGAATCGTATCGGAGGGCGACTTCATCCGCCGCAGGGAGATCGCCACCCAGCGCAAGCGTGGCCGCTGGCTCAAGGTCCTGCTCGGCGACTCCGCGGTCGATTACGTGCACGAGTACGGCCGCCGGGTATGCGATGTCATGACCAGCGACCCGATTACGGTCACCGAAGACGCGACCCTGGAAGAGATCGTCGATGCGATGGAAACCAACGGGGTGAAGCGTCTGCCCGTGTTGCGCGGCGAGCAACTTGTCGGGCTCGTGTCGCGTGCCAATCTCATGCACGCGGTCGCAAGCTTGGCCCGCGAAATTCCGGACCCGACCGCCGACGACGACCATATTCGCAGCCGCGTCGTCGCCGCGATCAACAAGAACGACTGGAGCCCGTTCGGCCTCAGCGTGATCGTGCGTGACGGCATCGTCCATCTCAGCGGCGTGATCACCGACGAGCGCTCGCGGCAAGCGTCAATCGTGGCGGCGCAGAATGTTGCCGGCGTCAAAAAGGTTCGCGACCACCTGTGCTGGGTCGACACCATGTCCGGGATGTTTCTGAAATCGCCTGAGGACATTGAAATGGCAAAGGCGGGCTAG
- a CDS encoding thioredoxin domain-containing protein: MNVRCRIAFAALLAFASPAVPAAALAQSAIAAAVTKPVSLPDIAIGSENAPITITEYSSMSCPHCAAFGQNVFPMLRSNYIDTGKVRFVFREFPLDIKAAAASILARCIGKGDSEKYLAAVEMLFKLQDQLMAQTKATLLYVGRQHGMSEEDVKTCEEDKAQFDKLNADQQYAVREVKIAATPTFFVNGMRLQGSMSFEELEERIKPLLK; the protein is encoded by the coding sequence TTGAACGTTCGCTGTCGCATTGCCTTCGCCGCCCTCCTCGCCTTTGCATCGCCGGCTGTCCCGGCCGCCGCCCTCGCACAAAGCGCGATTGCCGCAGCAGTCACCAAACCGGTTTCGCTGCCGGACATTGCCATCGGATCCGAGAACGCACCGATCACCATCACGGAGTATTCGTCGATGAGCTGCCCGCACTGCGCAGCCTTCGGCCAGAACGTATTCCCGATGTTGCGGTCGAACTATATCGATACCGGCAAGGTGCGTTTCGTGTTCCGCGAATTTCCGCTCGATATCAAGGCCGCCGCGGCTTCGATACTGGCGCGCTGCATTGGCAAGGGCGATTCCGAAAAGTACCTCGCCGCCGTCGAGATGCTGTTCAAGCTGCAGGACCAGCTGATGGCGCAGACCAAGGCGACGCTGCTCTATGTCGGTAGGCAGCACGGCATGAGCGAAGAGGACGTCAAGACCTGCGAGGAGGACAAGGCGCAATTCGACAAGCTGAATGCCGACCAGCAATACGCCGTCCGGGAAGTAAAAATCGCGGCAACGCCGACTTTCTTTGTCAACGGCATGCGGCTGCAGGGCTCGATGTCGTTCGAGGAACTGGAAGAACGGATCAAGCCGCTGCTGAAATAG
- the fixL gene encoding sensor protein FixL yields MIDADRLFYDEGLLDQHARSGAEGSGVGAWDLELSTRKLSWSSATRELFGLGPDTPVNYELFLSLLDAQDRDRTAQAVQQSIDTGRSFDVQYRVNRHSADGHWVRALGTTINGPDGTPARLSGIMLDVNREKRLEEAVTTRERHFRSILDTIPDAMIVIDEHGIMQFFSSAAERQFGYGEPEAIGKNISVLMPEPDRSRHDAYIARYLKTGERRIIGIGRIVTGMRKDGTTFPMHLTIGEMRSGGKPFFTGFVRDLTEQQQTQARLQELQSELVHVSRLSAMGEMASALAHELNQPLSAISNYMKGSRRLLAGSTDANAPKIGAALDRAAEQAIRAGDIIRRLRDFVARDASEKRVESLSKMIEEAGALGLTGAREQGVFLRFNLDPSCDLVLADRVQIQQVLVNLFRNALEAMASSTHRELIASNTRAADDMIEVSVSDTGSGFAGDALAHLFQPFFTTKETGMGVGLSISRTIIETHGGRMWAETNGSGGATFHFTLPAAHGKDMTDAER; encoded by the coding sequence ATGATCGACGCCGACCGACTTTTCTATGATGAGGGGTTACTCGACCAGCACGCGCGCAGCGGTGCCGAGGGCTCCGGCGTGGGAGCCTGGGACCTCGAATTGTCGACCCGGAAACTGAGCTGGTCCTCCGCCACCCGTGAGCTGTTTGGCCTCGGGCCGGATACGCCGGTCAATTACGAGCTGTTTCTCTCCCTGCTCGATGCGCAGGATCGCGATCGCACGGCGCAAGCCGTGCAACAATCGATCGACACCGGCCGCAGTTTCGACGTCCAGTACCGGGTCAACCGGCATTCCGCAGACGGTCACTGGGTTCGCGCGCTGGGCACGACCATCAATGGTCCTGACGGCACCCCCGCCCGGTTGAGCGGCATCATGCTCGACGTCAACCGCGAGAAGCGCCTCGAGGAAGCGGTTACGACTCGCGAGCGGCACTTTCGCTCGATTCTCGATACGATCCCCGATGCGATGATCGTGATCGACGAGCACGGGATCATGCAGTTCTTTTCCAGTGCCGCCGAGCGTCAGTTCGGCTACGGCGAACCCGAGGCGATCGGCAAGAACATCAGCGTGCTGATGCCGGAGCCTGATCGCAGCCGCCATGACGCCTATATCGCGCGATACCTGAAGACGGGCGAGCGGCGTATCATCGGCATCGGGCGTATCGTCACCGGCATGCGCAAGGACGGCACCACGTTTCCGATGCATCTCACGATCGGCGAAATGCGTTCGGGCGGCAAGCCCTTCTTTACCGGCTTCGTGCGCGATCTCACCGAGCAGCAACAGACCCAGGCGCGGCTGCAGGAACTGCAGTCCGAACTGGTCCACGTATCCCGCCTCAGCGCGATGGGCGAAATGGCATCCGCGCTCGCCCACGAACTCAACCAGCCGCTGTCGGCGATCAGCAACTACATGAAAGGATCGCGGCGCCTGCTGGCCGGCAGTACCGACGCCAACGCGCCCAAGATCGGAGCAGCGCTCGATCGCGCCGCGGAGCAGGCGATTCGAGCCGGCGACATCATCAGGCGATTGCGCGATTTCGTGGCCCGCGACGCCTCCGAAAAACGCGTCGAAAGCCTCTCAAAAATGATCGAGGAGGCCGGCGCGCTGGGCCTCACCGGGGCCCGCGAACAGGGCGTGTTCCTGCGCTTCAACCTCGATCCGAGCTGCGACCTCGTGCTGGCCGACAGGGTTCAGATTCAGCAGGTTCTCGTCAACCTGTTCCGCAATGCGCTTGAAGCGATGGCATCCTCGACGCACCGTGAGCTGATTGCCTCAAACACCAGGGCCGCAGATGATATGATCGAAGTCTCCGTTTCCGACACCGGGTCCGGCTTCGCGGGCGATGCGCTGGCGCACCTGTTCCAACCGTTTTTCACGACGAAGGAGACCGGCATGGGCGTCGGCCTTTCCATCAGCCGCACCATCATCGAAACCCATGGCGGCCGGATGTGGGCGGAAACCAATGGATCCGGCGGCGCGACTTTTCATTTCACGCTGCCTGCCGCGCACGGCAAGGATATGACCGATGCCGAGCGCTAA